A window of the Iodobacter fluviatilis genome harbors these coding sequences:
- a CDS encoding peptidylprolyl isomerase translates to MVQATASHLLVSSEAKCEELKQEILAGADFAAVAKKHSSCPSSAQGGDLGSFGPGMMVPEFDKVVFSAPLNEVQGPVKTQFGYHLLIVTSRG, encoded by the coding sequence ATGGTACAAGCGACAGCAAGCCACCTTTTAGTAAGCAGCGAAGCCAAGTGTGAAGAATTGAAGCAAGAAATTTTGGCCGGTGCTGATTTTGCTGCCGTTGCTAAAAAGCACTCCAGCTGCCCTTCTTCTGCTCAAGGCGGTGATCTGGGCTCGTTCGGCCCAGGTATGATGGTGCCGGAATTTGATAAAGTGGTTTTCAGTGCGCCATTGAACGAAGTGCAAGGCCCAGTAAAAACTCAATTCGGTTATCACTTGCTGATTGTTACTAGCCGCGGTTAA
- a CDS encoding outer membrane beta-barrel protein → MKKNILASLLLSTLIASPVFAEGFYIGADVGSSKVSSDFISGNDTTFGIHGGYKFSPYLAAEIGYRDHGKAEEKYSIYNLSVNAKSVNASVIGSYPFTEAFSVYGRLGVASIKATLEANTKNSYTFYSDEKTETKAMFGIGAQYAFNKNFSLRTEYTQYAEIEDVKLSAFTIGANYSF, encoded by the coding sequence ATGAAAAAGAATATTCTTGCATCCCTGCTTCTCTCCACACTGATCGCATCTCCTGTATTTGCTGAAGGCTTCTATATTGGTGCAGATGTAGGCAGCAGCAAAGTAAGCTCCGACTTTATTTCCGGCAATGACACAACATTTGGCATTCACGGTGGTTACAAATTCTCACCTTATCTTGCCGCTGAAATTGGTTATCGTGACCACGGAAAAGCCGAAGAGAAATACTCCATTTACAACTTATCCGTAAACGCAAAATCAGTAAATGCATCCGTAATCGGCTCCTACCCATTTACTGAAGCATTCAGCGTGTATGGCCGCTTAGGCGTTGCTAGCATTAAAGCAACTCTTGAAGCTAACACAAAGAATAGCTATACCTTCTACTCCGATGAAAAAACAGAAACGAAAGCGATGTTTGGTATCGGTGCACAATATGCATTTAATAAAAACTTCAGCCTGCGTACTGAATACACACAATATGCTGAAATTGAAGATGTAAAATTATCTGCATTCACTATTGGTGCAAACTACAGCTTCTAA
- a CDS encoding response regulator yields MALDHDEDWMLEDDENDASASAALVRQPWKLLIVDDEPDVHRATILALKNIVFKGRGLEILHAYSGQEGFEKLAEHHDIALAILDVVMETDDAGLRLVRRIRDELGNQLVRIVLRTGQPGHAPEQQVVLEYDINDYKTKTELVANKIFTTVIASLRSFESLHALEKSSQGLAKILEGATNLYQLHSLKEFASGVLKQVGAILNLGEYGMLCAQSKSNLQSFEVLAATGPFTNLLDGQTLAEDSRLLVALNTALQNKCSQSDYPYEVLYIAGRNSYDFVVHFSPPWPLEAVDRDLLDIFCERISAAMDNLYLYQQLRRSQEATVMALADLGEFRDQTTGDHVLRVQKLTDAIAGRLKAKNAFPEHMDNAFMEMVGMASILHDVGKVGTPDHILFKPGKLTAEERAIMNQHSPMGAAILARTVALVEGTTYLSLGAEIAGGHHEHFDGNGYPLGIKGDEIPLSARIVALVDVFDALLHKRPYKEPWTLDETMTYVRERSGTQFDPLIVAALDEVVAEGLLPLDLLKDPDA; encoded by the coding sequence ATGGCACTTGATCATGATGAAGACTGGATGCTGGAGGATGATGAGAATGATGCGTCAGCCTCTGCAGCGCTTGTTCGTCAGCCTTGGAAGCTACTCATTGTGGATGATGAGCCTGATGTACATCGCGCTACGATTCTGGCCCTAAAAAATATCGTTTTTAAAGGGCGTGGTTTAGAAATTCTCCATGCTTATTCAGGGCAGGAAGGGTTTGAGAAGCTCGCGGAGCATCATGATATTGCTTTAGCGATTTTAGATGTGGTTATGGAAACCGACGACGCAGGCTTACGCCTCGTGCGGCGTATTCGTGATGAATTAGGCAATCAGCTGGTACGTATTGTGCTGCGTACCGGGCAGCCGGGGCACGCTCCAGAGCAGCAGGTTGTACTTGAATACGATATCAATGATTACAAAACAAAAACTGAGCTGGTCGCGAATAAAATATTTACCACAGTGATTGCTTCATTACGCAGTTTTGAGAGCCTGCATGCTTTAGAAAAAAGCAGCCAAGGCTTAGCTAAAATATTGGAAGGCGCAACCAATCTTTATCAATTACATTCATTAAAAGAGTTTGCCTCCGGTGTTTTGAAGCAGGTCGGTGCGATTTTAAATTTGGGCGAATACGGCATGCTCTGTGCTCAGTCTAAAAGTAATCTGCAGAGTTTTGAGGTTTTAGCCGCAACGGGCCCATTTACTAATCTTTTAGATGGCCAGACCCTTGCCGAAGACAGCCGCCTATTAGTAGCCCTTAATACCGCATTACAAAATAAATGCAGTCAGTCTGATTATCCTTACGAAGTGTTATATATCGCCGGGCGAAACAGCTACGATTTTGTGGTTCATTTCTCGCCGCCATGGCCTTTAGAGGCGGTAGACAGAGATTTGCTGGATATATTCTGCGAGCGCATTTCTGCCGCGATGGATAATCTTTATTTGTATCAGCAATTACGCCGCTCACAAGAGGCGACTGTAATGGCTTTGGCTGATTTAGGGGAGTTTCGTGATCAGACAACTGGCGATCATGTCTTACGTGTGCAAAAACTGACCGACGCAATTGCGGGCCGGCTCAAAGCCAAAAATGCATTTCCGGAGCATATGGATAATGCATTTATGGAAATGGTCGGTATGGCCAGTATCTTGCATGATGTGGGTAAGGTAGGGACGCCAGATCATATTTTGTTTAAGCCGGGCAAGCTCACCGCAGAAGAGCGCGCAATTATGAATCAGCACTCTCCTATGGGCGCGGCTATTTTAGCCAGAACGGTGGCTCTGGTTGAGGGGACAACTTATTTATCGCTGGGAGCCGAAATAGCGGGGGGGCACCACGAGCACTTTGATGGCAATGGCTACCCCTTGGGTATTAAAGGGGATGAAATTCCGCTTTCAGCACGGATTGTGGCCTTGGTGGATGTGTTTGATGCCCTGCTGCATAAGCGCCCCTATAAAGAGCCATGGACGCTGGATGAAACGATGACTTATGTCCGAGAACGCTCTGGCACACAGTTTGATCCGCTGATTGTGGCCGCGCTGGATGAGGTGGTTGCCGAAGGCCTGCTGCCTTTGGATTTATTGAAAGACCCTGATGCGTAG
- a CDS encoding carbohydrate ABC transporter permease, protein MQRKVPWHILVFLAPALLIYSVFSALPLLDTLRLSFFTTSESGHQTFTGLANYHTILFDPEWSHAFWNAMWNNCKFFLLHLLIQNPIGLLLATLLSLKSLKGAKTYRTLIFLPTLLSVVIIGFIWQLILSPLWGVGEKLMGFAGLADYFAPFLGDEGSALITLALISVWQFVGIPMMLIYAALLAVPEDIVEAAHVEGASSLRIFWEIKLPLILPTLGLVTILTFVGNFNAFDLIYSVKGAIAGPNYSTDILGTLFYRTFFGYQSQIGSPTMGAAVATMMFLVILSGVGAYFFFIQRKLQRFEL, encoded by the coding sequence ATGCAGCGCAAAGTCCCCTGGCATATTCTGGTGTTTCTTGCCCCAGCCCTGCTGATCTACTCCGTATTCAGCGCCCTACCCCTGCTGGATACTTTACGACTGAGCTTTTTCACCACCAGTGAAAGCGGTCATCAAACATTTACAGGCCTCGCCAATTACCACACCATTTTGTTTGATCCTGAATGGTCACATGCGTTTTGGAATGCAATGTGGAACAACTGTAAATTCTTTTTACTGCATTTATTAATTCAAAATCCAATCGGCTTATTACTGGCCACACTGCTTAGCCTGAAAAGCTTAAAAGGTGCAAAAACCTACCGCACGCTGATCTTTTTGCCCACCCTGCTATCGGTCGTCATTATTGGCTTTATCTGGCAGCTGATTCTGTCCCCCTTATGGGGCGTGGGTGAAAAGCTCATGGGCTTTGCAGGCCTAGCCGATTACTTTGCGCCTTTTTTAGGTGATGAAGGCTCGGCGCTCATTACGCTGGCGCTGATCTCGGTATGGCAGTTTGTCGGTATTCCAATGATGCTGATTTACGCCGCACTTCTGGCCGTGCCAGAAGATATCGTCGAGGCCGCCCATGTGGAAGGCGCGAGCAGCCTGCGTATTTTCTGGGAGATTAAACTGCCGCTAATTCTGCCCACGCTGGGCTTGGTCACCATTCTGACCTTTGTTGGTAACTTTAATGCTTTTGATTTGATTTACTCGGTGAAAGGCGCGATTGCGGGGCCAAATTACAGCACGGATATCTTGGGCACGCTGTTTTACCGCACCTTTTTTGGCTACCAGAGCCAGATCGGCAGCCCCACGATGGGCGCAGCGGTGGCCACCATGATGTTCCTTGTGATTTTAAGCGGCGTGGGTGCTTATTTCTTCTTTATCCAACGCAAGTTGCAGCGGTTTGAGCTGTAA
- a CDS encoding carbohydrate ABC transporter permease, whose product MKKIQAGGLVVQLTLLCYTLLALFPIALILINSVKSRAGIFDDPLALPTAETFSLIGFHKVLAKSDFLLYFGNSLSVTLISLTLILLFGAMAAWALSEYKFRGNRLLALFLAIGIMVPIRLGTVSILELIVKLDLINTLTALVLVYTAQGLPLAVMILSEFIAQVPKELKEAARCDGVGEYKIFFQIILPLIRPAVATVAVFTMIPVWNDLWFPLILAPGDSTKTVTLGVQQFIGQYVTDWNSVLAALSLAVIPVLIMYVIFSRQLIRGLTSGAVK is encoded by the coding sequence ATGAAAAAAATCCAAGCGGGTGGCTTAGTCGTGCAGCTCACGCTGCTCTGCTACACCCTGCTGGCCCTCTTCCCGATTGCGTTGATTTTAATTAACTCAGTAAAAAGCCGGGCAGGCATTTTTGATGATCCGCTGGCCCTCCCCACCGCAGAAACCTTTTCCCTGATTGGTTTTCATAAGGTTTTGGCTAAGTCAGATTTCCTGCTTTATTTTGGCAACAGCCTATCGGTAACACTAATTTCTCTGACGCTGATTTTGCTATTTGGCGCGATGGCAGCTTGGGCTTTGTCTGAATATAAATTTCGCGGCAACCGCCTGCTGGCGCTGTTTTTAGCCATCGGTATTATGGTGCCGATTCGCCTAGGGACGGTGTCGATTCTTGAGCTGATCGTTAAGCTGGATTTAATCAACACCCTCACCGCGCTAGTGCTGGTTTATACCGCCCAAGGCTTGCCGCTAGCGGTGATGATTCTCAGCGAATTTATTGCCCAAGTGCCCAAAGAGCTGAAAGAAGCGGCACGCTGTGATGGCGTGGGTGAATACAAAATTTTCTTCCAGATTATCCTGCCGCTGATTCGCCCTGCCGTGGCGACCGTAGCCGTATTTACCATGATTCCGGTGTGGAATGATCTTTGGTTCCCGCTGATTTTAGCGCCTGGCGATTCCACCAAAACGGTCACGCTGGGTGTGCAGCAATTTATTGGCCAGTACGTTACCGACTGGAACTCTGTACTGGCGGCGCTCAGCCTCGCAGTGATTCCGGTGCTGATTATGTATGTGATTTTCTCAAGGCAATTGATACGCGGCCTGACTTCCGGCGCGGTTAAATAA
- the argS gene encoding arginine--tRNA ligase encodes MAIHQLLTSRFAAALAQVGAPDASPNIQVASKPEFGDYQANGIMGAAKALKTNPRALAEQVLACVDLAGIADKLEIAGPGFINITLSNAFLSQTLSTQQADARLGTGVAKAETVVIDYSSPNLAKEMHVGHLRSSIIGDSLTRIYGYLGHKVIRQNHVGDWGTQFGMLTAYMLENENQNSELALGDLEGFYRAAKVRFDADPAFADLSREYVVKLQSGDAQVRALWQRFLNISMKHCEDVYQKLGLLLTRDDVKGESSYNDDLPVVIDDLRAQGLLTESQGAQVVFLEEFRNKDGDPAAFIVQKQGGGFLYSTSDLATARYRTGVLGANRILYVVDARQGLHFQQLFTVARKAGFVPADTHLEHVAFGTMMGDDGKPFKTRSGELIKLVDLLSEAESRAFDLVSSKNPNMDEATRHHIAHAVGIAAVKYSDLSKHRTSDYVFDWNSMLSFEGNTAPYLQYAYTRIASIFRQAGEVDANAKIELIEPAEHALSLTIVQFPDILQQAANDTCPHVLCSYLYTLATRFSRFYDACPVLKAEGEIRSSRLALCQAAAKTMQTGLDLLGIEVLQEM; translated from the coding sequence ATGGCTATTCACCAACTACTCACCTCCCGCTTTGCTGCTGCACTGGCCCAGGTTGGCGCTCCTGATGCTTCACCGAATATTCAAGTCGCATCCAAACCAGAATTTGGCGACTACCAGGCCAATGGGATTATGGGCGCGGCAAAAGCCCTGAAAACCAATCCACGCGCCTTGGCTGAACAAGTGCTGGCCTGTGTTGATCTGGCAGGCATTGCTGATAAGCTGGAAATCGCGGGCCCGGGCTTTATTAATATCACTCTGAGTAATGCGTTTCTGTCGCAAACCCTGAGCACCCAGCAGGCCGATGCCCGGCTTGGCACAGGGGTGGCCAAAGCAGAAACCGTCGTAATTGATTATTCATCGCCGAATCTCGCAAAAGAAATGCATGTAGGCCATTTGCGCTCCAGCATTATTGGCGATTCGCTGACCCGTATTTACGGCTATCTGGGCCATAAAGTCATCCGCCAGAATCATGTGGGCGATTGGGGCACGCAATTTGGCATGCTGACCGCCTATATGCTGGAAAATGAAAATCAAAATTCGGAATTAGCGCTGGGCGATTTAGAAGGCTTCTACCGCGCCGCCAAAGTGCGCTTTGATGCCGACCCTGCTTTTGCTGATTTATCCCGCGAATATGTCGTGAAGCTGCAATCGGGCGACGCACAAGTGCGCGCGCTGTGGCAACGCTTCCTCAATATTTCAATGAAGCATTGCGAAGACGTTTACCAAAAGCTGGGCCTGTTGTTAACCCGCGATGATGTTAAAGGCGAGTCCTCTTATAACGATGATTTACCCGTCGTGATCGATGATCTGCGCGCCCAAGGTTTACTGACCGAAAGCCAAGGCGCTCAAGTGGTGTTCCTTGAAGAATTCCGCAATAAAGACGGCGATCCCGCTGCCTTTATCGTACAAAAGCAAGGCGGTGGTTTTCTTTATTCCACATCTGACTTAGCCACAGCCCGCTATCGCACTGGCGTGCTGGGCGCAAACCGTATTCTGTATGTGGTCGATGCCCGTCAGGGGCTGCACTTCCAGCAGCTGTTTACCGTGGCCCGCAAAGCAGGCTTTGTGCCCGCCGACACCCACCTAGAACACGTCGCCTTTGGCACCATGATGGGCGACGATGGCAAGCCATTCAAAACCCGCAGTGGCGAGTTGATCAAGCTGGTGGATTTACTCTCCGAAGCAGAAAGCCGCGCCTTTGATTTGGTGAGCAGCAAAAATCCAAATATGGACGAAGCCACCCGCCACCATATCGCCCACGCAGTAGGCATTGCTGCGGTCAAATACTCGGATCTGTCCAAGCACCGCACCAGCGATTATGTATTCGACTGGAACAGCATGCTGAGCTTCGAAGGCAATACCGCGCCTTATCTGCAATACGCCTACACCCGTATTGCCAGCATCTTCCGTCAGGCGGGTGAAGTAGACGCCAATGCAAAAATCGAGTTAATCGAGCCAGCCGAGCACGCGCTTTCCCTTACCATAGTTCAATTCCCGGATATCTTGCAACAAGCAGCAAACGACACCTGCCCGCACGTTTTATGCAGCTATCTCTATACCCTAGCCACCCGCTTCTCGCGCTTTTACGACGCCTGCCCAGTGCTTAAAGCCGAAGGCGAGATTCGCAGCAGCCGCTTAGCCCTTTGCCAGGCTGCAGCTAAAACCATGCAAACAGGTTTGGATTTATTGGGAATTGAAGTGCTGCAAGAGATGTAA
- a CDS encoding ABC transporter ATP-binding protein yields MATVKLNHLSKSYDNKTQILTDINLDIKHGEFVVLVGPSGCGKSTLLRMLSGLESISGGEMLIDEKVVNDLPPAERGIAMVFQSYALYPHMNVYKNMAFGLRVAGENKAAIEKRILHAAGILKIDHLLDRLPRELSGGQRQRVAIGRAIVREPKLFLFDEPLSNLDASLRVQTRLEIAKLHRSLNATIVYVTHDQVEAMTLGDKIVVMNNCKIQQAGTPLELYQQPANLFVATFIGSPKMNLIEGAVLNASATTVNIKLSTGDTIQAEVDGSNVKTGDLVKVGIRAEHLAEDQRFNERFSGTVSIVEHLGEANYVYLTLNNGQDIVVRGDGDREVHIGSHLEVSAPAAAFHVFNQDGLALRRLKPGNMSTSKTR; encoded by the coding sequence ATGGCAACTGTAAAACTCAATCATTTAAGCAAGTCTTACGACAATAAAACTCAGATTCTGACCGATATTAATCTGGATATTAAACACGGCGAATTTGTGGTTTTGGTTGGCCCTTCAGGCTGTGGCAAATCCACCCTGCTGCGCATGCTATCCGGCCTAGAAAGCATCAGCGGCGGCGAAATGCTGATCGATGAAAAAGTAGTGAATGACTTGCCCCCTGCCGAGCGCGGCATTGCCATGGTGTTTCAGAGCTACGCACTTTATCCGCATATGAATGTGTATAAAAACATGGCGTTTGGCCTGCGTGTGGCCGGGGAAAACAAGGCCGCAATTGAAAAACGTATTCTGCACGCAGCGGGTATTTTAAAAATTGACCACCTGCTCGATCGCCTGCCGCGTGAATTATCCGGCGGCCAGCGCCAGCGAGTGGCCATTGGCCGTGCCATTGTGCGCGAGCCTAAGCTGTTTTTATTTGACGAACCACTATCAAACCTGGATGCATCGCTGCGGGTACAAACCCGGCTGGAAATCGCCAAGCTGCATCGCAGCCTGAATGCCACCATCGTTTATGTCACCCACGATCAGGTCGAAGCCATGACGCTGGGGGATAAAATTGTGGTGATGAATAATTGTAAAATTCAGCAAGCCGGTACACCGCTGGAGCTTTACCAGCAGCCTGCCAATCTGTTTGTGGCAACATTTATTGGTTCGCCCAAAATGAATTTAATCGAAGGCGCCGTGCTCAATGCCAGCGCCACCACTGTAAATATTAAACTCAGCACCGGCGACACGATTCAGGCCGAAGTGGATGGCAGCAATGTCAAAACAGGTGATTTAGTGAAAGTAGGTATTCGCGCCGAGCACCTTGCCGAAGATCAGCGCTTTAACGAGCGCTTTAGTGGTACGGTGAGCATTGTCGAGCATTTAGGCGAAGCGAATTATGTGTATCTCACCCTGAACAACGGCCAAGATATTGTGGTGCGTGGCGATGGTGATCGGGAGGTTCATATTGGCTCACATTTAGAGGTCTCAGCACCTGCTGCGGCTTTTCATGTCTTCAATCAGGATGGCCTCGCCCTAAGACGCCTTAAGCCGGGCAATATGAGCACATCTAAAACCAGATAA
- a CDS encoding YkgJ family cysteine cluster protein, with product MNSQKIRFFRQRIPSFECIPGCHDCCGPVTTSSEEMARLPRKSAAEQADALENLSCPHLADKGCTVYSERPLICRLFGTTPALACPHGKRPEMMIDDAIEQQIYQFFKETRQVLV from the coding sequence ATGAATAGTCAAAAAATCCGTTTTTTCCGCCAGCGAATTCCCTCATTTGAATGCATTCCAGGCTGTCATGATTGCTGCGGCCCCGTCACCACATCCAGTGAAGAAATGGCCCGCCTGCCCCGCAAAAGCGCCGCTGAACAGGCCGATGCGCTGGAAAACCTGAGCTGCCCCCACCTCGCCGATAAAGGCTGCACCGTCTATTCAGAGCGCCCACTGATTTGCAGGCTATTTGGCACCACCCCCGCGCTTGCCTGCCCTCACGGCAAGAGACCAGAAATGATGATAGACGATGCCATTGAGCAACAGATTTATCAGTTTTTCAAAGAAACGCGCCAGGTTCTTGTTTAG
- a CDS encoding GNAT family N-acetyltransferase, producing MPHITTARLCLSTISINDAAFYLQLLNEPSWHQFIGDRGIRTLEEAQTAIINGPVDMQNRLGFSLYIVKLSDSETPIGLCGLLKRDYLEDADLGYAFLPQYWGQGFAFEAATGVVKYAKEILNMPRLLATTDLNNQTSIQLLNKLNFKLIKTLSLHKELNLFSLDL from the coding sequence ATGCCACATATCACAACAGCCCGCCTTTGCCTCAGCACAATCAGCATAAATGATGCCGCATTTTATTTGCAGCTACTTAACGAGCCATCGTGGCATCAGTTTATTGGTGACCGGGGCATTCGCACTTTAGAAGAAGCACAAACCGCCATTATAAATGGCCCCGTTGATATGCAAAACCGGCTAGGCTTTAGCCTGTATATTGTAAAGCTAAGCGATTCTGAAACACCCATTGGCCTTTGTGGCCTGTTAAAGCGAGATTATTTGGAAGACGCAGATTTGGGCTATGCCTTTTTGCCGCAATACTGGGGCCAGGGGTTTGCCTTTGAGGCGGCAACGGGTGTTGTTAAATACGCCAAAGAAATATTAAACATGCCGCGCTTGCTAGCAACAACTGATTTAAATAATCAAACATCAATACAATTACTGAATAAATTAAACTTTAAACTCATTAAAACACTGTCTCTGCATAAAGAACTAAACTTATTCTCTCTTGATCTTTAA
- a CDS encoding bifunctional diguanylate cyclase/phosphodiesterase: MISKLRIRVLRLLGITLLVTVSFGSYFSYQILSEKFTQFEKRSIQSDLDAANLLINEQLLSHKKFATDYSVWDDTCAFMKDGNKKYIASNYTYEAISNMGNDFIFLIHPNGEIALSVILSDFLGQESGKSIINSNSIETNTLLKKLNIKKEMAISSSRSALYFLNDQAYILAFSPIVKSNGSGPAMGMTIMGRHINTSRLQHMQKLSQTPFKLLPPDIQTESISFSDQKYHAIRQIKDAHPFIISIDGVRPLYKEGQFAYILLLINLISVWAISLILVMLGLGHLVIKRITFYSQKLHRIRLGEQSDGRLQHSGIDEIDFLALSVNELLDEIENQHQKLIRDALYDPLTSLGNRSRLNEQLKLSLSLLRRKSMQALCLLLIDLDGFKMINDVHGHPAGDQLLIVLSKRILETIRESDCAVRLGGDEFAIMLTNPISMSTAEQITERIRVQLSLPVDFANKTLRVSASIGLVYLNNDISKTLLPEDIIKQADIAMYQAKQAGRDRTVIFDKAMESLLDEYEKLENDLRSSVDGELIDISFQPILSTDGKKLESLEVLGRWFHPRLGLISPDRFIPIAENARLIRRYTLGVLKKACMVAKMEFGVYPDLRLSVNISVQEMLENDFFDDLHAILLETDFPPHLLNLEVTESLFAKNESEMTETMLKCCELGIKFHIDDFGTGYSSLARLHALPISILKVDRAFVNRIGQGGETLIKAVIEMAHGLNMKVICEGVETPGQASCITQLGGDYIQGYLYAKPMATAELSMWLFNFTHQETSPKLIH, from the coding sequence TTGATCAGCAAATTACGAATCAGAGTATTACGGCTGCTCGGCATCACACTCTTGGTGACCGTTAGCTTCGGCTCGTATTTCTCTTACCAGATACTTTCTGAGAAATTCACTCAATTTGAAAAAAGAAGCATCCAAAGTGATTTAGATGCTGCTAATTTACTAATTAACGAACAACTCCTCTCTCATAAAAAATTTGCGACCGATTATTCCGTCTGGGATGACACATGCGCTTTTATGAAGGATGGCAATAAAAAATATATTGCTTCAAATTACACCTATGAAGCCATCAGCAATATGGGAAATGATTTTATCTTTTTAATTCATCCCAATGGTGAAATAGCACTATCGGTGATTCTTAGCGATTTCCTTGGCCAGGAATCAGGAAAATCCATCATTAATTCAAACAGCATAGAAACTAACACGCTTTTAAAAAAACTAAATATTAAAAAAGAAATGGCCATCTCCAGCTCAAGATCAGCTTTATATTTTTTAAATGATCAGGCCTATATTTTAGCATTTTCACCGATCGTAAAAAGCAATGGCAGTGGCCCGGCAATGGGCATGACGATTATGGGCAGGCATATCAATACCAGCAGGTTGCAGCATATGCAAAAGCTAAGCCAGACCCCCTTTAAACTCTTACCTCCCGATATTCAGACTGAAAGCATCAGCTTTAGCGATCAGAAATACCATGCAATACGGCAAATCAAAGATGCCCATCCATTTATCATTAGCATTGATGGTGTACGCCCGCTCTATAAAGAAGGGCAATTTGCTTATATTTTACTGCTTATTAATTTAATTTCTGTATGGGCCATATCACTGATATTAGTGATGCTGGGGCTGGGCCACTTGGTCATTAAGCGGATCACCTTTTACAGCCAGAAACTGCACAGGATTCGCTTAGGGGAACAATCAGACGGGCGCCTGCAACATTCTGGCATTGATGAAATAGATTTTCTTGCCCTTTCCGTCAATGAATTACTCGACGAAATAGAAAATCAGCATCAAAAATTGATCAGGGATGCGCTTTATGATCCGCTCACATCGCTTGGCAACCGCAGCCGTTTAAATGAGCAGTTAAAGTTATCACTTAGTTTATTGCGCAGAAAATCAATGCAGGCCCTGTGCTTATTATTAATTGATTTAGATGGTTTTAAAATGATTAATGATGTGCACGGGCACCCGGCAGGTGATCAGCTGCTTATTGTGCTTTCAAAACGAATTTTAGAGACCATTCGTGAAAGTGATTGTGCAGTACGGCTGGGGGGGGATGAATTTGCGATTATGCTGACAAACCCGATCAGCATGTCTACTGCGGAGCAAATCACAGAGCGAATTCGCGTACAACTTTCATTACCCGTAGATTTTGCGAATAAAACATTACGCGTTTCAGCCAGTATTGGCTTGGTTTATTTAAATAATGACATTAGTAAAACATTGCTTCCCGAAGATATTATCAAGCAGGCAGATATTGCCATGTATCAGGCAAAACAAGCTGGACGGGACAGGACGGTTATTTTTGATAAGGCCATGGAATCTCTGTTGGATGAATATGAAAAATTAGAAAACGATTTAAGATCGAGCGTCGATGGCGAATTAATTGATATTTCTTTTCAGCCTATTTTATCTACCGACGGAAAAAAACTGGAATCATTGGAAGTCTTAGGGCGCTGGTTTCACCCTAGGCTTGGTTTAATCAGCCCGGATCGTTTTATTCCTATTGCAGAAAATGCCCGGCTTATCCGCCGCTATACTTTAGGTGTACTAAAGAAAGCTTGCATGGTAGCTAAAATGGAATTTGGCGTTTATCCAGATTTACGCCTCTCTGTTAATATCAGTGTTCAGGAAATGCTAGAAAATGATTTTTTTGATGATTTGCACGCCATTCTATTAGAAACTGATTTCCCTCCCCATTTATTAAATCTTGAAGTAACCGAGTCTTTATTTGCAAAAAATGAATCTGAAATGACCGAAACCATGCTGAAATGCTGCGAATTAGGAATCAAATTTCATATTGACGATTTTGGTACCGGCTATTCTTCTTTAGCCCGCCTGCATGCGCTGCCAATCAGCATATTAAAAGTTGATCGTGCTTTTGTTAACAGAATTGGCCAGGGCGGTGAGACGCTGATTAAGGCCGTCATCGAAATGGCGCATGGCTTAAATATGAAAGTCATTTGCGAAGGCGTAGAAACCCCTGGGCAAGCCAGCTGCATTACTCAGCTTGGTGGCGACTATATTCAGGGCTATCTTTATGCAAAGCCTATGGCTACAGCTGAATTATCCATGTGGCTATTTAACTTTACACATCAGGAAACCAGCCCAAAACTTATTCACTAG